The genomic DNA TGTGGGCTATTTTCACTAGCCTCCTAGCTGGTCCTCTCTACTTCCACCCTTGCCACCCTATGGTCAGTTCCCATCACAGCAGCCAGGGAGAGCCTTGCTAATAAAGTCACATCCTATCTCTCCTCTGCTCTGCCCCCTTCCGAGCCAAAGTCCTCAGAATGGCCTACCAGGCCCAGCAGTATCTATCCTGCAGCCCCTTCTTTCCCATCATGACTCCCCTCATCTTTCAGCTTCAACACTCTGAGCCTAAGAatctttgcactggctgtttcctATCCCTGGGATGCTCTTATCCTGTATACCATTTTTTTGACACTGGGTACATTTTTATTGACCCTTTCAGTTTACAGCATGaggtaaaaggaaaaagaaaatcagttctCCTTAACCAACATTTTACACagttgtaataaaatattttaaacttcagGGATTTATAACAGATGACATTTTTTAATAGTGTGAGATCAAGTAAACGAGTTTTAACTCCTTGAATTTTCTAGTTGACTCTTCCTTATAATAGTAACCAGCTCTAATTTAGTTACGTAAGTTTCTTCAAAGCCTTGTTTTATTGTTGCTATCATTATATCTAAAGCATTGCTGTTTCAATCAGTGTCCACTAATTCCACTTCAAAAATGAGTTTTGCATTTGGTGGAATTTTGGCATCAGGCTGTCCTTTCTTTCCCTAAGCCCATTCTGGTTCAATCTCCAGTCAAGCCTCTTCTTCACTCATAGTCAAGAGGCCTTCATCCCATCCTCTGATACCTTTGCCTATTCCAACCGTAAAACTTAAAGGCTTggcatttttctccttctttgaaCTTGTTTGAATATCAGTATCAAAAACAGTCCCGTCCTGTAGTGTTCCTGTATACCAGCAGTGAACAACATCTCCCTTTTTGGGAAAGTTGGTTTTATCTCCTTTTTTAAGAACAGATTTTGTGTATTTTGGTGGACCCTCACCCAGAGTCTCTTTGGACTTGGTTTCTTTGGGTTTATCTTCATTAAGCTTCACATTTTTTACCTGCTCAGCCACTTTACTTATACTTTCAGTACCTTTGAAACGCTTACTTTCAAAAAGATGGTTATAGGCTGTAACCAAATAGTCCTTATTAGCTGTCTTGGCcacttttttattgtttcctaATAACTTATGTTCTGCAAGAAACGAATCTGAACCGTGGTCCTGAAGAATCTTCATAATGTCCTTCTTGGGTCGCTCTTCACTGCGCAGCTGCTCTACGGTCCAGGCCCGCTGTGGAACGGCCGCCGCCATCTTCCCGCGCTGCCTCTGCTCTACTTCATCCTGTATATCTTTATTACTCACTTCCTCACCTCCTTCCGGTCTTTCTCCAAATATCAGTGATGCCTCCTTTGAGCTCTCTGCTAAAACAGCAATCCCCATTGCCAGCACATTCCCCCtaccctgctttattttctccctAGCATGTACCACtttctgattttcatttattttcagtctcCCTGCACCAGAATGCACATTCCATGAAGGCAGGGCTCCTctgtgttttgttcattgctatatCCAGTACCACTAACAGTACCTGGCATGTGTTTGTATTCCAAtagtcaatgaataaataaatgaacaaaataatctCACATAGAGACAAGAGctctaaaaataaaagaggataTGTGGATACGTGATAGTGAGCGATAGGGCATCTGTGGAGGTTGTGCTCATCTTGGGGAGTCAAAAGAGTCTCAATGGTCGTTCCTTCTGAGCTGAGACCTGAGTGACAAGAAGGGGCCTGCACCCCGGGCAGAGGGCACTGGTGCACTGCAAAGGTCCAGGCTGGGACGGAAGCAGAAGGCTGCCTGGAGGGGCTCACTGCAGGGGTGCATAGGAGATAGAGTGAGAGGGGTAGGCAGAAGCCAGACCGTGGAGGCTGGATCATGCAGATCCTGGGCTTGTTTGCTCTCAGATGCAGCCCTCACCTCTACCACTCAGCTCGGTCACAGGACCTGACGCTGCAGTCTGGGTGTCTGCTGGGTTCAGTCAAGAGGAAGTGCTTCTAGGAGACTGAACAGGGTCAGGGCAAGGGAGAAGCCAGGGTTTCTGGCCCAGGCAGCTTTCTTTCCGTGGCTCCAGCCTCTGATATAAAGGCTTTTTGTGGTTCTGGCCAGGCCCCTTGGTCAGACTCTAATAACACACCTGCCTTCCACTGGCAGGATGTTGCTAATCTTCCTGCTGTGGCTAATCTCTGGGTGGCCTCAGGGctgcttctcaaactcttccatcACCTGTGCAAACAACTGCTTTCCTTAGAATCGTTTCTATTTGCCTTGCAGGTGACCTGCTGATTCATTTGGAAAAACAAATCCAGGTTTAAGTAGAGAAGGACAGAGGGATGCATGGACAAATCCAAGGGCATATAAACATAATAGACTTATCAGCATCTCAGGAGGGGAAGCTAGATTTGATCCGTAGAAATTATAGGGAGTATCTTCAGGCTCAAAGTTCCTAACAAGTAGAAGTGTAGAGCAAGGGCGCAAGCAGAGAAGCAGCACTCTGAATGCCAGGCATGTCGTCAAGGAACATGATGTATCAGGAAGGGCTTAGCAGGGCTTCTCACCTGGAGAGCCTGTGACACTGTGTGACACAGAGACTGCAGGCCACAGCTCCCACAGCCTTTCTCATCCATTATCATTTTTAGTTTCAACACAGTCCCATCAAGGAGGCAGACTGGTTTGTTATCAATATAGAGAATGAAATTCAGAGGGTTTGTGGACAGATCCTTGCTTAGGTCACTCTGAACTGGAAGCCCTTTCTATTAAATTAGGTTTATGCATGAAAACTTGCTGCAGTCAGGGAGAGGAGGTATAGCCGGGTAGTTAGGGGCAGACTCTGGGACACAGGACCTATGCTAGAATCTTGGCGCTGCCATCTACTGTGTGACTTTGCATAAGGTACTCAAGGTCTCTGTTCTTCAGTttcatcatttgtaaaatgggtgaGTGTAACAATAATGGTTCTTACTTCAAAGAGtttagtgaggattaaatgagtcgaTACACTTAAGAAGTGCTGAACCAGAGCTTGGAACACAGCAAGCCCCATTTTGGTTTCCTTTGCCAGTTTTCCCAGCCACAAAATGTTGGTGGGCCCCAAAAACTCAGTCCTCggccctttcctcttccctgtccACGTGACTTCCTTGATGATCTCTTCTATTCTGTGGcattaaatacaatttatatgCCTATGATTCCAAAGTTTTTATCTCTAGCCTGGAACTCTTCCTCCAAATCCAGACTCACAGAGCTAACTGTCAGTTTGATATTTTCACTTAGATATCTAAGTGTTCTCAAACTGAACAAGCCTGAACTTGATCTTTTTCCCCAAAACCTGCTCTTCTTACAACTCTCCTTACGGCAGTAAGCGGCAGCTCTATCCTTCCAGTTGCCCAGGCAAAACCCTCAGGGCCATCCTTgactcctctctgtctctcagacCTCATGTCTCACCTGTCAGCAAATGCTGTCGGCCAAACCTTCAAAACATATCCGCCATCCACCCACTTCTCACCACCACCTCCTTGCTACCATGctggtccaagccaccatcacCTCTCCCTGGATTTCTGCAGTACCTCCCTGTTTCAGTCTATTCACAACACAACAGCCAAATTCATTCCGATAACATTAACCCATTCATCTGTTCCATGCACTTGGTGTTAAAAgccagtcttttaaaaataatctggaGATCTGTCCCCTCTTCTCCATCCCCAATACCCCCTCACCTCCCTGACCTCATCTCCTACCCCTCTTCCCTCCTTGACTTTCCTCCAACAAGCAGGGAACTCTCCTTCCTCAGAATTTACACACCATGCCTTTTCCATCGTAGGGATTGCTCTTCCCTCCAGCCTACCTCCCTCACCTCCTATAGATTTTTATACTACTATCACCTTCTCTGTGGGCCATCCCTGGTCAGCCTGTTTAAAATTGCAACTTCCAATTCTCCTTATCCCTTTGTCACCCCTTAATTTTTCTCCCTAGTATTCATCACCATCTTCTTGTCTATCTTGCCCATAGAATGTAAGTTCCAGGTGAACATGTTCAGGGACAAGTCGCCAGTGACCTGGCACGTGGGGCCCTCAAAAAGTATTTTCTGAATAAACTAATAAAGGAATCCTTGCACAAATGTTAGTTAGCTATTATCATCAAATGGCTGTGCCGTGCCCCACCTTTTGCAAAAAACCCCTTGGAGACACGAAACTGAAACAcaactgggaagaaaaaaaaatcaccccaaaGTAGAAGTGAATTGATAAAGTTGGGGTCCTAGTTTATAAATGTACCTTCCTAGATGCTCGAATGTTGGGCTGTGTCATTTCTACCTAATCAAGGAACTACAATAACCGACGTCACTCTTCGACTCTACATTCTGTCTGCAGTTTGGAGTCTGGAGCCTTGCATCACAACCCAGGATCCCATTTCCCAGCTGCGTCCAGGGTGCTCAAGAAGCCGGCGGGAGTCCCAGCCCCCCCACCCCGCGCCGGACTGGCTGGTGGGCGGGCAGCCGCTTCCGTGGGGCGGGGCTCCGGAGCCTGGGGGTGGGGctcagggcctgggggtgggacTCCGAGGTCGTAGGGCAGAAGCCCGCGGGCTCCGCCGCCCTGGCCGCACGGCCCTGCCTTGCACGCTCTCCATGGCGGGATCCGCGCTCGGGCGGCGGCTGCGGCCGCTGGCAGCGCTGGCCCTGGTCCTGGCGCTGGCCTCGGGGCTGCCCGCGGTCCGGGCCGGGCAGGCGCCGCGCCCCGCCGAGCGGGGGCCCCCGGTGCGGCTCTTCACGGAGCAGGAGCTGGCCCGCTACGCCGGACAGGAGGTAAGCGGGCAGCACGGCCGAGGGACCCGGGGCCGCGTCCAGCCTCGCGGTGAGGGAGGCGGGGACCCCGGAGGCGCCGGCGCCC from Manis pentadactyla isolate mManPen7 chromosome 9, mManPen7.hap1, whole genome shotgun sequence includes the following:
- the LOC118926025 gene encoding peptidyl-prolyl cis-trans isomerase FKBP3-like produces the protein MAAAVPQRAWTVEQLRSEERPKKDIMKILQDHGSDSFLAEHKLLGNNKKVAKTANKDYLVTAYNHLFESKRFKGTESISKVAEQVKNVKLNEDKPKETKSKETLGEGPPKYTKSVLKKGDKTNFPKKGDVVHCWYTGTLQDGTVFDTDIQTSSKKEKNAKPLSFTVGIGKGIRGWDEGLLTMSEEEA